One Candidatus Bathyarchaeota archaeon genomic window, AGGAACTTGACAGCAATCTCTAGGTGAAGTTCACCCATTCCGCTGAGCAGATACTCACCGGTTTCCTTGTTTATTGTACTCACAAGGTTAGGGTCTTCTATAGCTAGTCGGTGCATGAGATCTACGAGTCGAGGTAATTCTTTTGGGTATTTGGGTTCTATTGCGATAGTTATGACTGGTTCGGAGACGTATTTTATGCGTTCAAATGGAACCATCGAGCCTTTATGTTTAAGGTCAATAAGGCTTTCACCAGCTCTTGCGAGGTCTAATCCAAGTAACGCCGCTATGTTTCCAGCATCAATGTGGTCTACGACTTCTCTAAAAGCGCCCATGTACATGGAGACTTGTTGAACTCGATAATCTTTTTTGGCTCCTACCAAATAAATCTGATCGCCCTCATGAACGATTCCTGAAAACATTCGACCAGTAGCTACGAGTCCTGCGTGAGGGTCCATTTGTGCGGAGGTAAAACACATAATGGTAGGTCCGTTGTCGTCGCAGTTAAGCATGGCCTGTCCTATCTCAGAATTCAAGTCTCCTTTCCAAATTTGGGGTACCCGGTACTTCTGGGCATCCACAGGATTCGGAAGGTTTTTGACGACCATGTCTAGTATGGCGCTGTGAAGCGGTATTGTCTTTGGAAGTTCTTGCCAACGATCTTGGTGATAGGCTTCTACGATGTCGCTGAATTTTATTCCTTTTTTCTGAGCAATGTCGACGGTGAAGCCCCACTTGTGAAGTGCGGAGCCGAAGCAAACTGTTCCTTTCGCTGGGTCTACTCTCCACTTGTCCTTATACTCTTGCTCTCCGTAAAGGTCGATTAGGTTGTTGAAGTCGCGGATTATCCGCGCAAGCTTGCTTTGAACCTCGTCTGAGTTCAGCTTTAATTCTCTTATTAAACGGTCAATCTTGTTGATGAATAATACTGGCTTAACCCGTTCTGATAATGCTTGTCTTGTCACTGTTTCGGTTTGAACCATCACTTCCTCAACGGCATCTACGACCACGACAGCTCCGTCGATGGCTCTTAACGCCCGCGTAACTTTGCCCGTGAAGTCAACGTGCCCAGGCGTGTCGATTAGGTTGACTAGGCAAGGTTTGTTTTCGATTTCGTGCAGCAATGAAATGTTGGCGGTTTTGATGGTGATACCGCGTTTCTGTTCCTCTTCGAGGTAGTCGAGGGCTCTGGCTTGTCCCGCTATTTTCGGTGACAATAGTCCAGCTTCTGCGAGCAAGGAGTCCGTCATGGTTGTTTTGCCGTGATCTATGTGAGCTATTATTCCGATGTCGCGGATGTCCTCTTTCTTACTCATGAGCTTAACTATGTCGCCTGTCTGTCTGAACCTGGGCACTGTATTTCTGCTCCATTATTATGAACTAGCATGCTTGTAAGAGAGCTCACGTATTAACCTTACGATGTTTGTTCTGTATCATATATGCGTGTGTGTAGGTGAGAGGAATAGAGACAGAGACGAATATACCTATGTCTAGGGAAAGACCTTGCTTACAGGATGGGACGGTTTCTACCCGGCTAAACGATATCAAACTTTTCCTTTAGCAAATTCCAAAGCTTGTCGCCCACATAGTGAAGGTTCTTTACAAGTTTTCCATGTGCAAGTTTTCTCATAGTTTGCGAATCAAAGAGGGCAACGCCTATCGCCAAAGACCTCCCGAACCGTTCATCCACTATGAGAAGAACGTCATTCCT contains:
- a CDS encoding elongation factor EF-2, giving the protein MPRFRQTGDIVKLMSKKEDIRDIGIIAHIDHGKTTMTDSLLAEAGLLSPKIAGQARALDYLEEEQKRGITIKTANISLLHEIENKPCLVNLIDTPGHVDFTGKVTRALRAIDGAVVVVDAVEEVMVQTETVTRQALSERVKPVLFINKIDRLIRELKLNSDEVQSKLARIIRDFNNLIDLYGEQEYKDKWRVDPAKGTVCFGSALHKWGFTVDIAQKKGIKFSDIVEAYHQDRWQELPKTIPLHSAILDMVVKNLPNPVDAQKYRVPQIWKGDLNSEIGQAMLNCDDNGPTIMCFTSAQMDPHAGLVATGRMFSGIVHEGDQIYLVGAKKDYRVQQVSMYMGAFREVVDHIDAGNIAALLGLDLARAGESLIDLKHKGSMVPFERIKYVSEPVITIAIEPKYPKELPRLVDLMHRLAIEDPNLVSTINKETGEYLLSGMGELHLEIAVKFLKQYGGGLEILTSRPIVVYRESTAGQGIKAMGKSPNKHNRFWLQVEPLDEKVMELIDNGELREEMGRKKIGAVLKSQANWPTEETRNVWALEEHKNILLDLTKGIQFLREARDMIIAGFRWACQNGPLCEEPIRGLKIKLTDVRLHEDPVHRGPAQVMPATRKALLGSFLTAQPVLLEPIYKIGVSVSAQWVGDVSSMIIRKRGRIVASEQKGPVTMITGYIPVAETFGLSAEMRSATSGHAFWQCTFDHWEKVPESIAMDVITGIRERRGLSPEIPKPSKFIDEA